The Glycine soja cultivar W05 chromosome 6, ASM419377v2, whole genome shotgun sequence genome has a window encoding:
- the LOC114415823 gene encoding beta-galactosidase 6-like: MEKWVALVLLLVLWKIREGFGVEAEEVTYDGRSLIIDGQRKILFSGSIHYPRSTPQMWPDLIAKAKQGGLDVIQTYVFWNLHEPQPGMYDFSGRYDLVGFIKEIQAQGLYVCLRIGPFIESEWTYGGFPFWLHDVPGIVYRTDNEPFKFYMQNFTTKIVNMMKEEGLYASQGGPIILSQIENEYQNIQKAFGTAGSQYVQWAAKMAVGLDTGVPWIMCKQTDAPDPVINTCNGMRCGETFTGPNSPNKPALWTENWTSFYQVYGGLPYIRSAEDIAFHVTLFIARNGSYVNYYMYHGGTNFGRTGSAYVITGYYDQAPLDEYGLLRQPKWGHLKQLHEVIKSCSTTLLQGVQRNFTLGQLLEVYVFEEEKGECVAFLINNDRDNKATVQFRNSSYELLPKSISILPDCQNVTFSTANVNTTSNRRIISPKQNFSSVDDWQQFQDVISNFDNTSLKSDSLLEQMNTTKDKSDYLWYTLRFEYNLSCSKPTLSVQSAAHVAHAFVNNTYIGGEHGNHDVKSFTLELPVTVNQGTNNLSILSVMVGLPDSGAFLERRFAGLISVELQCSEQESLNLTNSTWGYQVGLMGEQLQVYKEQNNSDTGWSQLGNVMEQTLFWYKTTFDTPEGDDPVVLDLSSMGKGEAWVNGESIGRYWILFHDSKGNPSQSLYHVPRSFLKDSGNVLVLLEEGGGNPLGISLDTVSVTDLQQNFSKLSLPSSA, encoded by the exons atggagaagTGGGTGGCTTTGGTGTTGCTGTTGGTTTTGTGGAAAATAAGGGAAGGTTTTGGCGTTGAAGCTGAGGAGGTGACATATGATGGAAGATCTCTCATCATTGATGGCCAGAGAAAAATTCTCTTCTCTGGTTCAATTCATTATCCTCGAAGCACTCCTCAG ATGTGGCCAGATTTGATAGCGAAAGCAAAACAAGGAGGACTAGATGTGATTCAGACCTATGTGTTTTGGAATTTACACGAGCCCCAACCCGGAATG TATGATTTCAGCGGTAGATATGACTTGGTGGGATTCataaaggaaatccaagctcaAGGGCTGTATGTTTGCCTCAGGATTGGACCTTTCATCGAGAGTGAATGGACATACGG GGGATTCCCTTTCTGGTTACATGATGTACCTGGCATTGTCTACCGGACGGATAATGAACCATTCAAG TTCTACATGCAaaattttacaacaaaaatTGTGAACATGATGAAAGAAGAGGGACTATATGCTTCGCAAGGAGGCCCAATTATATTGTCACAG ATTGAAAATGAATACCAAAACATCCAAAAGGCATTTGGCACAGCAGGATCACAGTATGTTCAATGGGCTGCAAAAATGGCAGTGGGCCTTGACACTGGCGTACCATGGATTATGTGCAAGCAAACTGACGCTCCTGATCCTGTG ATCAACACATGCAATGGCATGAGATGCGGAGAAACTTTTACCGGACCGAATTCCCCCAATAAACCTGCATTGTGGACTGAGAACTGGACATCTTT CTATCAAGTGTATGGTGGACTGCCATACATAAGGTCTGCTGAAGATATTGCATTTCATGTCACCCTTTTTATTGCAAGAAATGGAAGCTATGTCAATTATTACATG TACCATGGAGGAACCAACTTTGGGAGAACGGGCTCAGCTTATGTTATAACAGGCTATTATGATCAAGCCCCACTTGATGAATATG GTTTGCTTAGGCAACCAAAGTGGGGACATCTCAAGCAGTTACATGAAGTAATTAAATCTTGCTCTACCACATTATTACAAGGAGTACAGAGGAACTTCACTTTAGGTCAACTTCTCGAA GTTTATgtctttgaagaagaaaaaggagaatGTGTTGCATTCCTTATAAACAATGATAGAGATAATAAGGCTACTGTGCAATTCCGCAACAGCTCATATGAATTGCTCCCCAAGTCCATAAGCATCTTACCAGATTGTCAAAATGTGACTTTCAGCACTGCAAAT GTAAATACAACAAGCAACAGAAGGATCATAAGTCCAAAACAAAACTTTAGCTCAGTGGATGATTGGCAACAATTCCAAGATGTCATTTCAAACTTTGATAATACCTCATTAAAATCGGATTCATTACTTGAGCAAATGAATACAACCAAAGATAAATCAGATTACCTTTGGTATACTCTTAG GtttgaatataatttatcttgCAGCAAACCAACACTTAGTGTTCAGTCTGCTGCTCATGTTGCCCATGCTTTTGTGAACAACACATACATAG GAGGGGAACATGGAAATCATGATGTGAAATCATTCACCTTAGAGCTCCCGGTTACAGTAAATCAAGGGACAAACAACCTTTCTATACTCAGCGTTATGGTTGGACTTCCG GATTCAGGGGCATTTCTCGAAAGAAGGTTCGCTGGTTTAATCAGTGTGGAACTTCAGTGCAGCGAACAAGAGTCTCTTAATTTGACCAATTCTACGTGGGGTTATCAg GTTGGATTAATGGGGGAGCAATTACAAGTATATAAAGAGCAAAATAACAGTGATACTGGATGGAGTCAACTGGGGAATGTTATGGAACAAACGCTTTTTTGGTACAAG ACTACATTTGACACACCAGAGGGAGATGACCCTGTTGTTTTGGACCTTAGCTCAATGGGAAAAGGTGAGGCTTGGGTAAATGGAGAAAGCATTGGTCGCTATTGGATCTTGTTTCATGATTCCAAAGGCAACCCTTCACAATCACT GTATCACGTGCCTCGGTCTTTCCTTAAAGACTCTGGAAACGTTTTGGTTTTGCTAGAGGAAGGTGGTGGGAACCCTCTTGGTATCTCCTTGGACACTGTTTCAGTCACAGATTTACAGCAAAACTTTTCTAAATTATCATTACCCTCTTCTGCTTAG